From the Mangifera indica cultivar Alphonso chromosome 10, CATAS_Mindica_2.1, whole genome shotgun sequence genome, one window contains:
- the LOC123227783 gene encoding protein ASYMMETRIC LEAVES 2-like has protein sequence MASSSNSPCAACKFLRRKCQPECVFAPYFPPDQPQKFANVHKVFGASNVTKLLNELQPSQREDAVNSLAYEADMRLRDPVYGCVGVISFLQHRLRQLQTDLSCAKSELSKYQSLGITGHAGLIAAAAAAATNTHHQHHPNIGINLIGSGVGGVGGVAAGREHHFHHHQFFPREHQQQMIRSFDASSNYDASLLAMNVSASIGQLSPFQQPRAAAGDDRRTIDPS, from the coding sequence ATGGCATCATCATCGAATTCACCATGCGCGGCTTGTAAATTTTTGCGGCGAAAGTGTCAACCGGAGTGTGTATTCGCGCCGTATTTTCCACCGGACCAGCCTCAGAAATTCGCAAACGTTCACAAAGTTTTCGGGGCGAGTAACGTGACCAAGCTTCTCAACGAGTTGCAGCCTTCGCAGCGCGAAGACGCAGTCAATTCCCTCGCTTATGAGGCCGACATGCGTCTTCGCGACCCCGTCTACGGCTGCGTCGGAGTTATTTCCTTCTTGCAGCACCGTCTCCGCCAGCTGCAGACGGATCTCAGCTGCGCCAAGTCGGAACTATCCAAATATCAAAGCCTAGGCATCACTGGCCATGCTGGACTCATCGCCGCCGCGGCTGCAGCTGCCACCAACACCCACCACCAGCACCATCCTAACATAGGAATCAATCTGATTGGCAGCGGAGTCGGAGGAGTTGGAGGAGTTGCTGCTGGACGTGAGCATCACTTTCATCACCACCAGTTCTTCCCTAGAGAGCATCAGCAACAGATGATAAGGAGCTTCGATGCCAGCAGCAATTATGACGCCAGCCTCCTTGCCATGAATGTATCCGCCAGTATCGGCCAGCTCAGCCCGTTCCAGCAACCCCGGGCTGCCGCCGGTGACGACCGCCGCACTATTGATCCAtcttag